In the Mycolicibacter sp. MU0102 genome, one interval contains:
- a CDS encoding ATP-binding cassette domain-containing protein, producing the protein MPDETTAAGETAAAGESTAPAPSPPAVTARGITMTGPWGRVFGPLDLDIPAGGTTVLVGPPGSGRTALMMNLAGRMKPSSGTLTVLGRNKARDIFDVAALAGIEQLDAIFESVTVADLITEQIRWDAPWYQLVRRAGDAERDAICRPVFGDLPVPQLHDYVEHLDEMTGLLLRIALANTARPPLLVVGSIDEIKNSRDRAILLTRLVALGEKQTVITSSANPIPDGFGLAGQITVDRLERAELVPGRHEKGNR; encoded by the coding sequence GGCGCCAGCGCCGTCACCGCCCGCGGTGACGGCCCGTGGCATCACGATGACCGGGCCGTGGGGACGCGTCTTCGGACCGCTGGATTTGGACATTCCGGCAGGCGGTACCACCGTGCTGGTCGGTCCTCCGGGGTCGGGTCGCACCGCCCTGATGATGAACCTGGCCGGCCGGATGAAGCCATCGTCGGGCACGCTCACCGTGCTCGGGCGCAACAAAGCCCGCGACATCTTCGACGTCGCTGCCCTGGCCGGGATCGAACAGCTCGACGCGATCTTCGAGTCGGTGACGGTCGCAGACCTGATCACCGAACAGATCCGCTGGGATGCACCCTGGTACCAGTTGGTCCGCCGTGCCGGCGACGCCGAGCGCGACGCGATCTGCCGCCCGGTCTTCGGCGACCTGCCGGTACCCCAACTGCACGACTACGTCGAGCACCTCGATGAAATGACCGGGTTGTTGCTGCGCATCGCGCTGGCCAACACCGCACGTCCACCGCTGCTGGTGGTCGGCAGCATCGATGAGATCAAAAACAGCCGCGATCGCGCGATCCTGCTTACCCGGCTGGTCGCGCTGGGGGAGAAGCAGACCGTGATCACCTCGTCGGCCAACCCGATTCCCGACGGGTTCGGGCTCGCCGGGCAGATCACCGTCGACCGTCTGGAGCGCGCCGAGCTCGTTCCCGGCCGACACGAGAAGGGGAACCGCTGA